The following nucleotide sequence is from Congzhengia minquanensis.
TTTTTACAGAAGGGGTCAGTAAAAAAGGATTGGTTTTGGCCTTTGACCGACTGACCGATTTTAAACTGAGGCTAAAACAGAATTTAAATTACAACGCGTCGGTTTCTGAAACCATGATGCGTATTTGGGAGGATTTCCATGACAAAGGTAGTGGGCATCAGGTTTAAGCCCGTTGGTAAGATTTATTATTTTAATCCGGAAGATTGTGCGCTCTCAGTGGGCGACGGCGTGATTGTTGAAACAACCCGCGGTGTGGAATTCGGCGAAGTGGTTTTGGTGGGCAAGGAAGTAGACGAGGAGAAATTCAACATGCCGATTAAAAGCATTTTGCGCAAGGCCACAGAGGAAGACATTGCCCAGGTTGCGGACAACCGTGCCCGCACAAAAGAAGCGTTTGACATATGTCTTGAAAAAATTGCGGCAAACGGTTTGGACATGAATTTAATTGATGCGGAATATACATTTGATAGAAGCAAGGTTTTGTTTTATTTCACCGCAGACGGCAGGGTGGATTTCCGCCAGCTGGTGAAGGATTTGGCGGCTGTGTTCAGAACCAGAATTGAGCTTCGGCAAATTGGTGTGCGCGACGAAGCAAAGCTTTTGGGCGGTTTGGGGATTTGCGGCAGACCTCTTTGCTGTTCCCAGTTTCTGGGCGATTTTGAGCCGGTTTCCATTAAAATGGCTAAGGAACAGTCGCTGTCTTTAAACCCCACCAAAATTTCGGGGACCTGCGGAAGGCTCATGTGCTGCTTAAAATATGAGCAGGAGGCCTATGAAACATTAATTCACCGCACGCCTAACGTAGGCGCAGTGGTAGACACGCCCATGGGCCGGGGAACAGTTCTCAGCACACACCTGCTGCGCGGCGTTGTGCAGGTAAAAATGAACGCGGACAACGACGCTGTGGTGAACGAATTTAAAGTGGACGACATTGTGATTATTAAGAACGCATCGCGTTCACAAAAACATAATGATGACGAACCCGTCGATATAAAAACACTCAAGGAACTGGAAAAAGACTGATTTTTTTACAACAAGAAATAGGAGGCAGAAAAATGGCAGCAGTAACGGAAAGAGAAAGCCTGATATACCGCGGGAAACCGCTGATTAGAGACGGCAATGTTCTTTATTTTGGAGACTTTAACGAAAATTTTATTACTAGGTTCACCATTTTAGATTCGGAAAAGGTGAACGACCTTGACATGGCGAGAAAGATTACCATTGAGTTGTTGGAAAAGCACGGAAGCGATATTTCCACCGCAAAGCTAACGAAAAAAGCAGAGCGCACAAGCATGTGGGCAGCTTTAGACATTGGCGTTTACTGGCTGGAAGATATTTTGGAAATGGAAAAGGAATTTTTAAAGTCACAGGCATAAGGATAGGAAGGCCCCCGGCGGAATTACCGCTGGGGGCTTTCTTTTTGCAAATTTCGAAACTGGCTGGGGCTTAGTCCTATTTTTTGACGAAAAAGCCTGGAAAAGTATAATTGATCTGAAAAGCCGGCAGACCTGGAAACCTCGGCAACGGGAATAGCTTGCTGTTGTAAAAGCTCCTTGGCACGTTCAAGCCGCAAAGACAGTATAAACTGCTTTGGCGATATGCCGGTTTTTGATGCAAACAGTCTGGAAAAGTATGCCGAATTTAAATGCAGACTGTTTGCAATAGAGGAAACTGTAATTTGCTGGCTGTAATTATATCGAATAATTTTTATTGCGGATTGAACAATGTCATCCTGTTGATCAGAATTTGCGTTTTGAAACAAAATAGAAAAAAACTCGTAAAGCAGAGACAGGCTGTTTAACTTTCCTGATAATGTAAGATCTCCTGCTGATGCATAAATGCTTTCGAGTGCTGTTTCCACTTCTCTATAGCAATGTACGTTCATAACGGGGAATTTCCGCGTTACACCAAGCTTTTCAGTAAGGCGGTCCGCGCCATTTCCATAAACGCCAACCCACTGAATGCTCCAAAGGCCGCTGGCTTTATAATGAATCCGCTGTCCCGGGAACATAACTAAAAGGTCGTGAGGCTTCAAAAAAATATTTTTTTCTCCATATAGGCATGCGTTTCCGTTGTTGACAAGCACAAACAGATAGTGATTTCTGATTTCCGGCCCATACACATGATTTTTTGTGTTAATTCTTTTTCCGCTGTAGTAAATTCCCAGATCAGACGGAATGTCAAG
It contains:
- a CDS encoding PSP1 domain-containing protein, with the translated sequence MTKVVGIRFKPVGKIYYFNPEDCALSVGDGVIVETTRGVEFGEVVLVGKEVDEEKFNMPIKSILRKATEEDIAQVADNRARTKEAFDICLEKIAANGLDMNLIDAEYTFDRSKVLFYFTADGRVDFRQLVKDLAAVFRTRIELRQIGVRDEAKLLGGLGICGRPLCCSQFLGDFEPVSIKMAKEQSLSLNPTKISGTCGRLMCCLKYEQEAYETLIHRTPNVGAVVDTPMGRGTVLSTHLLRGVVQVKMNADNDAVVNEFKVDDIVIIKNASRSQKHNDDEPVDIKTLKELEKD
- a CDS encoding AraC family transcriptional regulator, with the translated sequence MIDTTIFEKQLELDIPSDLGIYYSGKRINTKNHVYGPEIRNHYLFVLVNNGNACLYGEKNIFLKPHDLLVMFPGQRIHYKASGLWSIQWVGVYGNGADRLTEKLGVTRKFPVMNVHCYREVETALESIYASAGDLTLSGKLNSLSLLYEFFSILFQNANSDQQDDIVQSAIKIIRYNYSQQITVSSIANSLHLNSAYFSRLFASKTGISPKQFILSLRLERAKELLQQQAIPVAEVSRSAGFSDQLYFSRLFRQKIGLSPSQFRNLQKESPQR